The following are from one region of the Denitrobacterium detoxificans genome:
- a CDS encoding PLP-dependent aminotransferase family protein yields the protein MQLVDKCSTEPFYQQIYRKIASDIEGGTLAEGTRLPSIRACAKDLDVSVTTIEIAYRELVAEGYVEARQGSGHVVCRVRDSSDARLQRSEGYRQALERLHAHTHEPKRTWRFDFAYDAIDPSVFPLAAWARTSRDVFFGESSGRSFFYDDSQGLRQLRTEIAAHVNEELGLDWNPDQVLIMPTTRDLLNEILMLFDASSTVVGLENPGYDEAYAAFARVGFRTRAIPVYPTPTPQEYLQSVDGLDIVFATPSCQFPTNIVMPPDVRKALVKWANDTGAYIVADEYGWELSPGVGRVVPMAAIDDAGSVIMTGTFSNCFSPAVCLSYALLPPELMLKWRGRSAHLHPRVPWQTQAAMAAFMREGQWNSHVRKMRQAVLKKREILQESLHACMGDAVEVVMGRQFALVRTKDARGETELIEAAEREGVRVYPTSRYWVGYPNPAWDYVLVGYAGLSADEIAPGVEALARAWGFAS from the coding sequence ATGCAGCTTGTAGATAAGTGCAGTACGGAACCGTTTTACCAGCAGATATACCGTAAAATCGCCAGCGATATCGAAGGTGGGACCCTTGCGGAGGGCACTCGTCTTCCTTCCATTCGCGCATGCGCGAAGGATTTGGATGTTTCCGTTACAACAATCGAAATTGCCTATCGCGAGTTGGTTGCTGAGGGCTACGTGGAAGCGCGGCAGGGAAGCGGCCATGTGGTGTGCCGCGTGCGCGATTCTTCGGACGCGAGGCTGCAACGGAGCGAGGGCTATCGCCAGGCCTTGGAGCGGCTGCATGCCCATACGCACGAGCCCAAGCGCACGTGGCGTTTCGATTTCGCGTACGACGCCATCGACCCGAGTGTCTTTCCCCTGGCTGCGTGGGCCCGTACCTCGCGCGACGTGTTCTTCGGCGAAAGTTCCGGCCGTTCTTTCTTCTATGATGATTCGCAAGGGCTGCGCCAGCTGCGCACGGAAATTGCCGCGCATGTGAACGAGGAACTGGGGCTCGATTGGAACCCCGACCAGGTGCTCATCATGCCCACCACGCGAGATCTGCTCAACGAGATTCTCATGCTGTTCGATGCGTCGAGCACGGTGGTGGGGTTGGAAAACCCTGGCTACGACGAGGCGTATGCAGCCTTCGCGCGCGTAGGGTTTCGTACGCGCGCCATTCCCGTGTACCCAACGCCCACGCCTCAGGAATACCTGCAGTCGGTCGACGGCCTGGATATCGTGTTCGCCACACCGTCGTGCCAGTTCCCCACGAACATCGTGATGCCGCCTGACGTGCGCAAGGCGCTGGTGAAATGGGCTAACGATACGGGCGCGTACATCGTAGCCGATGAGTATGGCTGGGAGCTAAGCCCCGGCGTGGGGCGCGTTGTGCCCATGGCGGCAATCGACGATGCGGGTAGCGTGATCATGACGGGAACGTTTTCGAATTGCTTTTCGCCCGCGGTGTGCCTGAGCTATGCGTTGCTGCCGCCGGAGCTCATGCTGAAGTGGCGTGGGCGTTCGGCGCACTTGCATCCGCGTGTGCCCTGGCAAACGCAGGCGGCGATGGCGGCGTTCATGCGCGAGGGGCAGTGGAATTCGCACGTGCGAAAGATGCGTCAGGCGGTGCTCAAGAAGCGCGAGATCCTTCAGGAGTCGCTTCATGCGTGCATGGGCGATGCGGTCGAGGTCGTTATGGGCCGCCAGTTCGCGCTCGTTCGCACGAAGGATGCGCGTGGGGAAACCGAGCTTATCGAGGCGGCGGAACGGGAGGGCGTGCGCGTGTATCCCACCTCGCGCTACTGGGTGGGCTATCCCAATCCTGCCTGGGATTACGTGCTCGTGGGGTATGCGGGGCTCTCTGCCGATGAAATCGCTCCCGGCGTGGAAGCCCTGGCACGTGCCTGGGGTTTTGCCTCGTAG
- a CDS encoding GNAT family N-acetyltransferase: MTIRTATVDDVERLLEIYAYYVENTAITFECETPSVGDFGRRIQATLTSGYPYLVVEDEGSIQGYAYAGPFVGREAYRHSCELSIYLHHDARKRGYGRALYEALEQRLEAMGILNLYACIGDPIEEDEYLTRNSEHFHAHLGFQKVGTFHKCGRKFDRWYNMIWMEKFIGTHDEARG, from the coding sequence ATGACTATCCGAACCGCGACCGTCGACGACGTAGAGCGACTTCTAGAGATTTACGCGTACTACGTCGAGAACACCGCCATCACCTTCGAATGCGAGACGCCCTCCGTGGGCGATTTCGGCAGGCGCATTCAAGCTACGTTGACCAGCGGATACCCCTATCTAGTGGTCGAAGACGAGGGTTCGATTCAGGGCTACGCCTATGCGGGGCCCTTCGTGGGGCGCGAAGCCTATCGCCATTCTTGCGAGCTTTCCATCTACTTGCATCACGACGCGCGCAAGAGAGGCTACGGCCGCGCGCTGTACGAAGCGCTCGAACAACGCCTGGAAGCGATGGGCATCCTGAACCTCTACGCCTGCATCGGCGACCCCATCGAAGAAGACGAATACCTCACGCGCAATAGCGAGCACTTCCACGCGCATCTGGGATTTCAGAAGGTTGGCACGTTCCATAAGTGCGGCCGGAAATTCGATCGTTGGTACAACATGATCTGGATGGAGAAATTCATCGGCACGCACGACGAGGCGCGAGGCTAG
- a CDS encoding class I SAM-dependent methyltransferase, with translation MDIVDNIATYFDDRAESWDKMEHTTRSRVQGAVLSLVGIGQGSRVLDVACGTGVMTPHYVQAGVSSVLGVDLSEKMIAVARRKFADEPTVSFLAGDVNELPEGDPFDAVVIYNAYPHFMDKDALVEKTYKLLKPGGRFVVAHGSGKDVINAHHDAVAAGVSMGLRSAAEESAIWAKRFTLESQVDTPGFYAFSGVKEA, from the coding sequence ATGGATATCGTAGACAATATTGCGACCTACTTCGACGATCGAGCCGAATCGTGGGACAAGATGGAGCACACCACGAGGAGTCGTGTGCAGGGTGCCGTCCTGTCGCTCGTTGGCATCGGGCAGGGCAGTCGCGTGCTCGACGTCGCCTGCGGCACGGGCGTGATGACGCCGCATTACGTGCAGGCGGGCGTATCTTCGGTGCTGGGCGTGGACCTTTCCGAGAAGATGATTGCCGTTGCGCGCAGGAAATTTGCCGACGAGCCCACGGTGTCGTTTCTTGCGGGCGATGTGAACGAGCTTCCCGAGGGCGACCCGTTCGACGCGGTGGTCATCTACAATGCCTACCCGCATTTCATGGACAAGGATGCCCTGGTGGAGAAGACGTACAAGCTGCTCAAGCCAGGTGGGCGCTTCGTCGTGGCGCATGGGAGCGGCAAGGACGTCATTAATGCGCATCACGATGCAGTTGCCGCGGGCGTGAGCATGGGCTTGCGGTCCGCTGCCGAGGAAAGCGCCATTTGGGCGAAGCGATTCACGCTGGAATCGCAGGTCGATACGCCAGGCTTCTACGCGTTTTCGGGCGTGAAGGAAGCATAG
- a CDS encoding MFS transporter, whose amino-acid sequence MTKSMRDGASWLLVFCMACVMLCEGFDIIVYSSLIPTLIADGDMGIDSAAAGLVGSMTFLGMFAGGLFAGVVQRRLGYVRAIAIGVMWFSVAIALSSFAANAYMLGAFRALAGLGLGCVLPIAMSLARDHSSKRMAPLVISLVMTGIPFGGLMAAFACSALLSLVGWRALMFLAGLIGVLPISIVVPVASRVVAKLEGVRPSAAVCSSQQTLRQLSAKSKALLGMLCAMTFLFLMAYYGMSTWLAQLMRVFNLPLENSLQMMVVLNFGCVMGSLITAWLATRMSVKVVAMGSGLLASLCLIGIAMRPNSGALLMAFVFFAGVGAISAQNLTNALVSNAFPEELRPTALGMSLGIGRLGAVVSPAVGGLILQLGLDAGWVLVMLAVAEVAGVGLLLPYAPYRRAETAEARG is encoded by the coding sequence ATGACGAAATCGATGCGCGACGGCGCAAGCTGGCTTTTGGTCTTCTGCATGGCATGCGTGATGTTGTGCGAAGGGTTCGACATTATCGTATACAGCAGTCTTATCCCCACGCTCATCGCCGATGGCGACATGGGCATTGACAGCGCTGCTGCTGGCCTGGTGGGAAGCATGACGTTTTTGGGCATGTTCGCCGGTGGGCTGTTTGCGGGCGTCGTGCAGCGGAGACTGGGCTATGTGCGCGCGATTGCCATTGGCGTCATGTGGTTCAGCGTGGCGATAGCGCTGTCTTCGTTTGCGGCGAATGCGTACATGTTGGGCGCCTTCCGCGCGCTTGCGGGTCTGGGCCTGGGGTGTGTGCTGCCCATCGCCATGTCCCTTGCGCGCGATCATTCGAGCAAGCGCATGGCTCCGCTCGTCATCAGCTTGGTCATGACGGGCATTCCCTTTGGCGGGCTTATGGCGGCCTTCGCCTGCTCGGCGCTACTTTCCCTGGTGGGGTGGCGCGCGCTCATGTTTTTGGCGGGGCTTATTGGCGTGCTGCCCATCTCGATCGTCGTCCCTGTTGCGTCGCGCGTGGTCGCGAAGCTGGAAGGGGTGCGGCCTAGCGCCGCGGTTTGTTCTTCGCAGCAAACGCTGCGTCAGCTGAGCGCGAAATCGAAGGCCCTTTTGGGCATGCTTTGCGCCATGACGTTTTTGTTCCTCATGGCGTATTACGGCATGAGCACCTGGCTTGCGCAGCTCATGCGCGTATTCAACTTACCGTTGGAGAATTCGCTGCAGATGATGGTGGTGCTGAACTTCGGCTGCGTTATGGGGTCACTGATCACGGCTTGGCTTGCTACGCGCATGAGCGTGAAGGTGGTTGCCATGGGCAGCGGGTTGCTTGCCTCGTTGTGCCTTATCGGCATAGCCATGCGCCCGAATAGCGGAGCGTTGCTGATGGCGTTTGTCTTCTTTGCGGGCGTGGGCGCCATTAGCGCGCAGAACCTCACGAACGCGCTGGTGTCGAATGCGTTTCCCGAAGAGCTGCGCCCCACTGCCTTGGGCATGTCGCTGGGTATTGGGCGCCTGGGTGCGGTGGTGTCGCCCGCGGTGGGCGGCCTGATCTTGCAGTTGGGGCTCGATGCTGGCTGGGTGCTGGTGATGCTTGCCGTGGCGGAAGTGGCTGGTGTGGGGCTGTTGTTGCCGTATGCGCCGTATCGCCGTGCCGAAACTGCGGAGGCAAGAGGGTGA
- the hcp gene encoding hydroxylamine reductase — MDNQMFCFQCEQTAGCEACTGHAGVCGKPVEVAVAQDELTGALIGLAGTCKAAGAASENALQLIVDGLFACVTNVNFDEESLKRQTAHVRAEKAAVAQSAGVAERPDYAMGQIWNADEDIRSLKSLVLFGVRGAAAYAYHARALGKRDGAIDSFFVDALAQLAEPGSVDVLFPLALKVGEVNLSCMALLDEANTSTFGVPAPASVTMDVESGPFIVVTGHDLLDLKLLLEQTEGRGVNVYTHGEMLPAHAYPELNKYEHLKGNFGTAWQNQKREFDGIPGALLYTTNCLMPPKGSYSDRVFTTGTVAYPDCPVIGEDKDFTPVIERAIELGGYAEPQHFTGVNGGSVLTTGFAQGTVLSVADTVIDTVKQGAIKHFFLVAGCDGARSGRSYYTDFVKATPSDTVVLTLACGKYRFNDLDLGAIGGLPRLMDMGQCNDAYSAIQVAVALAEAFECGVNDLPLSMVLSWYEQKAVCILLTLLYLGIKNIKLGPTLPAFISPNVLNLLVENYGIAPITTPEADLAELLGD; from the coding sequence ATGGATAACCAGATGTTCTGTTTTCAATGCGAGCAGACGGCGGGATGCGAAGCGTGCACGGGGCATGCGGGCGTATGCGGTAAGCCGGTGGAGGTGGCGGTTGCCCAGGACGAGCTGACGGGCGCGCTCATTGGTCTTGCCGGCACCTGCAAGGCGGCGGGAGCGGCGAGCGAGAATGCGCTGCAGCTGATCGTGGATGGCCTGTTCGCGTGCGTGACCAACGTGAACTTCGACGAGGAATCGCTGAAGAGGCAGACCGCGCACGTGCGCGCTGAGAAGGCGGCGGTTGCCCAGAGTGCTGGCGTAGCCGAGCGTCCCGATTACGCAATGGGCCAAATCTGGAACGCCGACGAGGACATTCGCTCGCTGAAATCACTCGTGCTGTTCGGCGTGCGTGGCGCTGCGGCGTACGCGTACCATGCACGTGCGCTTGGCAAGCGCGACGGCGCAATCGATTCGTTCTTCGTGGATGCCCTGGCCCAGCTGGCCGAGCCCGGTTCCGTAGACGTGCTGTTTCCGCTGGCGCTGAAGGTGGGCGAAGTGAACCTGAGCTGCATGGCGCTGCTCGACGAGGCGAACACCAGCACGTTCGGCGTTCCCGCGCCTGCGAGCGTCACGATGGACGTGGAGTCTGGTCCGTTTATCGTGGTGACCGGCCATGATTTGCTCGACCTGAAGCTACTGCTCGAGCAGACGGAGGGCCGTGGCGTGAACGTGTACACGCATGGCGAGATGCTGCCCGCGCATGCCTATCCCGAGCTGAACAAGTACGAGCACTTGAAGGGCAACTTCGGCACGGCGTGGCAGAACCAGAAGAGGGAATTCGATGGCATCCCGGGCGCATTGCTGTATACCACGAACTGCCTGATGCCGCCGAAGGGCAGCTATTCCGACCGCGTATTCACCACGGGTACCGTGGCTTACCCCGACTGTCCCGTAATCGGCGAGGACAAGGATTTCACGCCCGTTATCGAGCGCGCTATTGAGCTGGGTGGATATGCCGAGCCTCAGCATTTTACGGGCGTCAATGGCGGATCCGTGCTCACCACGGGCTTCGCGCAGGGCACCGTGCTTTCGGTGGCCGATACGGTGATCGACACTGTGAAGCAGGGCGCTATCAAGCATTTCTTCCTGGTCGCGGGCTGCGATGGCGCGCGTTCGGGCCGTAGCTACTACACCGATTTCGTGAAGGCTACGCCCAGCGACACGGTGGTGCTTACGCTCGCCTGCGGTAAGTATCGCTTCAATGACCTGGACCTGGGTGCGATTGGCGGCCTGCCGCGCCTGATGGACATGGGCCAGTGCAACGATGCGTACAGCGCCATTCAGGTTGCCGTGGCGTTGGCCGAGGCCTTTGAGTGCGGCGTGAACGATCTGCCGCTTTCCATGGTGCTTTCCTGGTACGAGCAGAAGGCCGTGTGCATTCTGCTTACGCTGCTGTACCTGGGCATCAAGAACATCAAACTGGGGCCCACACTGCCCGCGTTTATCAGCCCGAACGTTTTGAACCTGCTGGTCGAAAACTACGGCATCGCCCCCATCACCACGCCCGAGGCCGACTTGGCCGAGCTGCTGGGGGACTAG
- a CDS encoding cytochrome c3 family protein, with product MNEENMTNETQPAKKRSKKLIILGVIVVVLVAVGVGMMVWHEQPSFCSTLCHIENTYVQNFSQEQGVQGTDKYGNTVSDTNAMMAVLHNHTQATAKSQIVCVDCHKPNVAELAHDGVSFVSGNYTIPRDERSAQALQKWDGKTQESFCANQNCHVYLLGDNGEVSYDKLEASTQSRSFNPHQQYHENLSLECTDCHKGHRASTVVCTGCHEHENVDLPSGWVTYSESKQILEQAFNG from the coding sequence ATGAACGAAGAGAACATGACAAACGAAACGCAGCCGGCAAAGAAGCGCAGCAAGAAGCTCATCATCCTGGGCGTCATCGTGGTCGTGCTCGTAGCCGTGGGCGTGGGGATGATGGTGTGGCACGAGCAACCCAGCTTCTGCTCGACCCTGTGCCACATCGAGAACACCTACGTGCAGAACTTCTCCCAGGAGCAGGGAGTTCAGGGCACCGACAAGTACGGCAATACCGTATCAGACACCAACGCCATGATGGCCGTTCTGCACAACCATACGCAGGCAACTGCCAAGTCGCAGATCGTATGCGTCGATTGCCACAAGCCCAACGTGGCGGAACTTGCACACGACGGCGTAAGCTTCGTGTCCGGCAACTACACCATCCCCCGCGACGAGCGTTCGGCCCAGGCCCTGCAAAAGTGGGACGGCAAGACGCAGGAAAGCTTCTGCGCAAACCAGAACTGCCACGTCTACCTGCTGGGAGACAACGGCGAAGTGTCGTACGACAAGCTGGAAGCCTCCACGCAGAGCCGCTCGTTCAACCCGCACCAGCAATACCACGAGAACCTCTCGCTGGAATGCACCGATTGTCACAAGGGGCATCGCGCATCCACCGTAGTTTGCACGGGTTGCCACGAACACGAAAACGTGGACCTGCCTTCCGGCTGGGTCACGTACAGCGAATCGAAGCAAATCCTCGAGCAGGCGTTCAACGGATAA
- a CDS encoding ammonia-forming cytochrome c nitrite reductase subunit c552: MLSKKLAVTMGTLAVVAVVAGTAACAPRATTNPVGNPTPNVQQSSETPTPDQFGVVKADQWANAYPYEYDSYLANATNTPPAEDYLEGSYCAEGYTSSEDTTSALPDGYEYTDANKQDYLETNPEIKTLGKGYGYAKYYTEPASHVFSLWTVAHNGRVGNGAKTKAACITCKSPQYSNLVDQEGEQVHSQPFNDIIGQLDENISCASCHGNTPMKDGKVYLEVDRAEWVRSMGADYQVASLEGQVCGQCHCDYSMAPGTSIPTSPYDNGRSDMVPEKAIKWYNDHNYVDWTYASTGAKMLAIRHAEYEFIYGGDNEILPQGSHMAQLGYDCNDCHMATTKAEDGTVYADHEWTSPLDNQELIDRDCSTCHADIKAEVRAWQNEIDPATTTLGERCEKFIKNFESKVATEQDDEANPGQKVLKLDEAFAASNGIDADTLARLQQIQRESCYYWNLAAAENSEGAHNPTYYRHTLDLGNQILDEGDALLGMSSVA; encoded by the coding sequence ATGTTAAGCAAGAAGCTTGCCGTTACCATGGGCACGCTTGCAGTTGTCGCCGTTGTCGCCGGCACTGCAGCATGCGCGCCCAGGGCAACGACGAACCCAGTCGGAAATCCGACACCCAACGTGCAACAATCTTCGGAAACGCCAACGCCCGACCAGTTCGGCGTCGTGAAGGCGGACCAGTGGGCAAATGCCTACCCGTACGAATACGATTCGTACCTGGCCAACGCCACGAACACGCCTCCCGCGGAAGACTACCTGGAAGGCAGCTACTGCGCCGAAGGCTACACCTCTAGCGAAGACACCACTTCGGCCCTGCCCGATGGCTACGAATACACCGACGCCAACAAGCAGGACTACCTGGAAACTAACCCCGAGATCAAGACGCTCGGCAAGGGCTACGGCTACGCCAAGTACTACACCGAACCCGCCAGCCACGTATTCTCGCTCTGGACCGTTGCCCACAACGGCCGCGTGGGAAATGGCGCGAAGACCAAGGCGGCTTGCATCACCTGCAAGAGCCCGCAGTACTCCAACCTGGTAGACCAAGAGGGCGAACAGGTGCACTCCCAGCCCTTCAATGACATTATTGGCCAGCTGGACGAGAACATCAGCTGCGCAAGTTGCCACGGCAACACGCCCATGAAGGACGGCAAGGTCTATCTGGAAGTCGACCGCGCTGAATGGGTGCGTTCCATGGGCGCCGATTACCAGGTTGCCTCCCTGGAAGGCCAGGTCTGCGGCCAGTGCCACTGCGACTACTCCATGGCGCCCGGTACCAGCATTCCCACGAGCCCGTACGACAACGGCCGTTCCGACATGGTGCCCGAAAAGGCCATCAAGTGGTACAACGACCACAACTACGTCGATTGGACGTACGCGTCCACCGGAGCCAAGATGCTCGCCATCCGCCACGCGGAATACGAGTTCATCTACGGCGGCGACAACGAGATCCTGCCGCAGGGTTCGCACATGGCCCAGCTCGGCTACGACTGTAACGACTGCCACATGGCCACCACCAAGGCCGAGGATGGCACGGTGTACGCCGACCACGAGTGGACCAGCCCACTGGATAACCAGGAGCTCATCGACCGTGACTGCAGCACGTGCCATGCCGATATCAAGGCCGAAGTGCGCGCCTGGCAGAACGAAATCGACCCGGCAACCACCACGCTCGGCGAGCGCTGCGAGAAGTTCATCAAGAACTTCGAAAGCAAGGTAGCCACCGAACAGGATGACGAAGCAAACCCAGGCCAGAAGGTACTGAAGCTCGACGAGGCATTCGCAGCATCCAACGGCATCGACGCCGATACGCTGGCACGCCTGCAGCAGATTCAGCGCGAGTCCTGCTACTACTGGAACCTGGCCGCGGCGGAAAACAGCGAGGGCGCCCACAACCCCACGTACTACCGCCACACGCTCGACCTGGGCAATCAGATCCTCGACGAGGGTGACGCCCTGCTCGGCATGTCCTCGGTCGCGTAA
- the nrfD gene encoding NrfD/PsrC family molybdoenzyme membrane anchor subunit: protein MFTSSKAKSAVVALTILVIAGISAWVYQLANGLAVTGMSNINSWGAYIIMFMLFVGLSAGGLIVASSAHVFNIKQFKKVALPAVITSTVCICCAGLFILLDLGGIQRVWRILTGPNPSSVLVWDMTIITIYLVINILDLVLIIRGNEHKVEVLSRIALPVAILVHSVTAWIFGLQIARAWYSAIMAPIFVASAMDSGLALLIIALAALERAGIFTTGAKLFKDLSGLLAVFIAVDAFFIGCELLTMAYPGAGEAVALGHMLQGATAPFFWFEAICGLLIPFLILVFSKNREKRGLVIGASALVVLGVFAKRVWLLLTSFITPNVEGANGISLGTFAAQADAANMWAQTGSYAPTVIEILVIVGVISLGALAFIILSNKMLKRNSTEPAADAQSTTAE, encoded by the coding sequence ATGTTTACTTCTTCAAAGGCAAAAAGCGCCGTGGTGGCGCTGACCATCCTCGTCATTGCAGGCATTTCAGCCTGGGTCTACCAGCTGGCAAACGGCCTTGCCGTGACGGGCATGTCCAACATCAATTCGTGGGGCGCCTACATCATCATGTTCATGCTGTTCGTGGGCCTTTCCGCGGGCGGCCTGATCGTAGCCAGCTCGGCTCACGTATTCAATATCAAGCAGTTCAAGAAGGTTGCACTGCCCGCCGTCATTACCTCTACGGTGTGCATCTGCTGCGCCGGCCTGTTCATCCTGCTCGACCTGGGCGGCATTCAGCGTGTGTGGCGCATCCTGACCGGCCCCAACCCCTCGTCGGTGTTGGTATGGGACATGACGATTATCACGATCTACCTGGTAATCAACATCCTCGACCTGGTTTTGATCATCCGCGGGAATGAGCACAAGGTCGAAGTTCTTTCGCGCATAGCCCTACCTGTTGCCATCCTCGTCCATTCCGTTACCGCATGGATCTTCGGCCTGCAGATCGCACGCGCCTGGTACTCGGCCATCATGGCACCCATCTTCGTGGCGTCGGCCATGGACTCCGGCCTTGCGCTGCTGATCATCGCCCTAGCCGCGCTTGAGCGCGCGGGCATCTTCACCACAGGCGCCAAGCTCTTCAAGGACCTTTCGGGCTTGCTCGCAGTGTTCATCGCCGTGGACGCCTTCTTCATTGGCTGCGAACTGCTGACCATGGCATACCCCGGTGCTGGCGAAGCCGTGGCGCTGGGACACATGCTCCAGGGAGCAACTGCGCCGTTCTTCTGGTTCGAGGCCATCTGCGGCCTGCTCATTCCGTTCCTGATTCTGGTGTTCTCAAAGAATCGCGAGAAGCGCGGGCTGGTCATCGGCGCAAGCGCGTTGGTGGTGCTGGGCGTATTCGCCAAGCGCGTATGGCTCCTGCTCACGAGCTTCATCACGCCGAACGTTGAGGGCGCAAATGGCATTTCACTCGGCACGTTCGCCGCTCAGGCAGACGCAGCAAACATGTGGGCGCAAACGGGCTCGTACGCCCCGACCGTCATTGAGATTCTCGTAATCGTGGGCGTTATCTCGCTCGGCGCGCTCGCATTCATCATCCTCTCCAACAAGATGCTGAAGCGCAATTCCACCGAACCCGCAGCCGACGCGCAAAGCACTACGGCTGAGTAA
- a CDS encoding 4Fe-4S dicluster domain-containing protein: MTRLAIAINRHRCIGCSTCALSCKMSNNVPDGMLWNRVLNEGVDTYDGAQGSFPNLSRRYLPLACQHCDNPACQRVCPTGATYTDEKGRVEIDYDKCIGCRMCMAACPYNARTFNWAEPKRDTGFNYGEASVPERPRGVMEKCTLCKERTDRGDEPMCVQNCPTDARIYGDLDDPDSDISRAIRENNAYVLLEDKGTRPKVHYFE, translated from the coding sequence ATGACGAGACTCGCCATTGCGATTAACCGCCATCGCTGCATCGGGTGCTCCACCTGCGCGCTTTCGTGCAAGATGAGCAATAACGTACCCGACGGCATGCTGTGGAACCGCGTGCTCAACGAGGGCGTTGACACGTACGACGGAGCCCAGGGCTCCTTCCCCAACCTTTCCCGCCGCTACCTGCCCCTGGCCTGCCAGCACTGCGACAACCCCGCCTGCCAGCGCGTTTGCCCCACGGGCGCAACGTACACCGACGAGAAAGGCCGCGTGGAAATCGACTACGACAAGTGCATCGGCTGCCGCATGTGCATGGCCGCATGCCCGTACAATGCACGCACGTTCAACTGGGCCGAGCCCAAACGCGATACAGGCTTTAACTACGGCGAGGCCTCCGTTCCCGAACGTCCGCGCGGCGTGATGGAGAAGTGCACGCTGTGCAAGGAGCGCACCGACCGCGGTGACGAGCCCATGTGCGTGCAGAATTGCCCCACCGACGCGCGCATCTACGGCGACCTGGACGACCCCGATTCGGACATCTCGCGCGCCATTCGCGAGAACAACGCTTACGTGCTCCTCGAAGACAAGGGCACGCGTCCCAAAGTTCACTACTTCGAATAG
- a CDS encoding TorD/DmsD family molecular chaperone, translating into MPTNANFPDLADAFAFLGNSLLAPISQTSDLGLDPSFWSIFPTFNDDAVAEAVSACTAYAQAASKRQEQGENVRQAISVEYAKLFVGPPKPAVAPWETAWRSTSSVGFGEATIQMRHLLAESGLNASGASNQYADHIGIELLYASTLCEYIAAGSADEQMLSEFLQDHPLAWVDAFATAVAEAAPTGYYARLADLAARIANHAGRKQ; encoded by the coding sequence ATGCCTACCAACGCCAACTTTCCCGACCTGGCCGATGCCTTTGCCTTCCTGGGGAATTCCCTGCTTGCCCCAATAAGCCAGACGAGTGACCTGGGGCTCGACCCCTCCTTTTGGAGCATCTTCCCCACGTTCAACGACGACGCCGTCGCCGAAGCCGTAAGCGCATGCACAGCATACGCTCAGGCGGCGTCGAAACGTCAGGAACAGGGCGAAAACGTACGGCAGGCTATCTCCGTGGAATATGCCAAGCTGTTTGTTGGCCCGCCCAAACCTGCGGTCGCCCCATGGGAAACCGCATGGCGCAGCACGAGCTCGGTGGGATTCGGCGAAGCCACCATTCAAATGCGCCATCTCCTTGCGGAAAGCGGACTCAATGCCTCGGGCGCAAGCAACCAATATGCCGACCACATCGGCATAGAGTTGCTATACGCCTCCACGCTCTGCGAGTACATTGCCGCAGGAAGCGCAGACGAACAGATGCTGTCTGAATTCCTTCAAGATCATCCGCTGGCCTGGGTAGACGCATTTGCAACTGCGGTCGCCGAAGCTGCCCCCACTGGATACTACGCGCGATTGGCCGACCTCGCAGCGCGCATCGCGAATCACGCTGGTCGCAAACAGTAA